In the genome of Afifella aestuarii, one region contains:
- a CDS encoding response regulator, protein MLKTARILYVDDEPDIREIASMSLELDPQLDVRTCSCGQEALEAARAWQPDLILLDAMMPGMDGPQTLAALKEKADTSGISVVFITARTQTSEVEHFISLGAIGVIAKPFDPMSLAGVVQQYLQNVDA, encoded by the coding sequence ATGCTGAAAACGGCGCGGATACTCTACGTTGACGACGAGCCCGACATCCGGGAAATCGCGAGCATGTCCCTGGAACTCGACCCCCAGTTGGACGTGCGCACGTGTTCCTGTGGCCAGGAAGCGCTCGAGGCTGCACGCGCGTGGCAGCCCGATCTCATTTTGCTTGATGCGATGATGCCGGGAATGGACGGGCCGCAGACGTTGGCAGCCCTAAAGGAAAAAGCCGACACGAGCGGCATCTCGGTCGTGTTCATCACCGCCCGTACGCAGACATCCGAGGTCGAGCACTTCATTAGTCTCGGGGCCATAGGCGTCATCGCCAAACCCTTCGACCCGATGAGTCTTGCGGGCGTTGTCCAACAATACCTGCAGAATGTGGATGCCTAG
- a CDS encoding DUF3309 family protein, producing the protein MSVGTILLIILILILLGAVPAWPYSRGWGYGPSGIVGLILVILIIMLLLGYV; encoded by the coding sequence ATGTCGGTCGGAACAATTCTTCTTATCATCTTGATCTTGATCCTCCTCGGTGCAGTGCCGGCCTGGCCCTATAGTCGCGGCTGGGGCTACGGACCCTCCGGGATCGTCGGCCTCATCCTGGTCATCCTCATCATCATGCTTTTGCTGGGATATGTCTGA
- a CDS encoding response regulator transcription factor has protein sequence MSSPPLILICDDDPLLIELMEFRLRAKGYAVTTATDGEEAFAKVSSERPSIVVLDAMMPKLDGFDVLNRIKQDPELKDIPVVMLTARKNERDIVSALERGAEDYLVKPFIPDELMARLSKLIARQPPRA, from the coding sequence ATGAGCTCCCCGCCACTCATCCTCATCTGCGACGACGACCCGCTCCTCATCGAGCTCATGGAGTTCCGTCTTCGCGCCAAGGGTTATGCCGTCACAACCGCCACCGATGGCGAAGAAGCCTTCGCGAAAGTGTCCTCCGAACGGCCATCGATCGTCGTCCTCGACGCTATGATGCCCAAGCTCGATGGCTTCGATGTCCTCAACCGCATCAAGCAGGATCCCGAGCTGAAGGACATCCCCGTCGTGATGCTCACTGCGCGCAAAAACGAGCGCGACATCGTCTCGGCGCTGGAGCGTGGCGCCGAAGACTATCTCGTGAAGCCCTTCATTCCCGATGAATTGATGGCGCGTTTGTCGAAGCTGATCGCCAGGCAGCCCCCGAGGGCCTGA
- a CDS encoding glycosyltransferase family 2 protein, which translates to MSDFVLADVLLQATRVIAWFVIASGLAQSAVYLFQLVVAGATFYQRPPVARSSLLWHRYSDVAPPIALIVPAYNEQLNIVSTVYSLLSIEYPSYEVIVVNDGSKDETLSRLRETFDMREFERPHDDALPHAPIRNIYSSRNSDRLFVIDKENGGKADAQNAGINLCRAPLFCVVDGDSIVEPDALMRVAQPFIDDPNRTIGVGGTIRIANNSLVDAGRITDVRLPKRLLPLFQVVEYIRAFLMARVAWSRINTLMLVSGAFGVFRRREVIDVGGYTPGSMGEDLDLVIKLHRSMIEKKRKYRITFVPEPVCWTEAPETLSVLGRQRARWQRGALECFFRYRHMAFNPRYGRIGFLGFGQMFIVDVLGPVVEVLGYILMPTFYFLGGLSLEYLLAYTALVFVFGVFISVGSLVLEEIELKRFPTPRSLFILAMAAIIENFGYRQINNYWRLKGLWQYLRSDNSWGEMTRIGFQSRSP; encoded by the coding sequence ATGAGCGACTTCGTCCTCGCCGATGTCCTCCTCCAGGCGACGCGCGTCATCGCCTGGTTCGTCATCGCATCGGGGCTCGCCCAGTCCGCCGTCTATCTGTTCCAGCTCGTCGTCGCCGGCGCGACCTTTTACCAGCGGCCACCCGTCGCGCGCTCTTCGCTCCTCTGGCATCGATACAGTGATGTGGCCCCGCCGATCGCCCTCATCGTGCCCGCCTACAACGAGCAGCTCAACATCGTCTCGACCGTCTATTCACTGCTCTCGATCGAATATCCAAGCTACGAGGTCATCGTCGTCAACGATGGCTCCAAGGACGAAACCCTGTCACGTCTGCGTGAGACCTTCGACATGAGGGAGTTCGAGCGCCCACACGACGACGCCCTCCCCCACGCACCCATCCGCAACATTTACAGCTCACGCAACAGCGACAGGCTTTTCGTCATCGACAAGGAGAATGGCGGGAAGGCAGATGCCCAGAATGCCGGCATCAATCTCTGCCGTGCGCCGCTGTTTTGTGTCGTTGATGGCGATTCCATCGTCGAACCTGATGCGCTGATGCGGGTGGCACAACCCTTCATCGACGACCCGAACCGCACGATCGGCGTCGGCGGGACGATCCGCATCGCCAACAACTCCCTCGTCGATGCCGGGCGGATCACTGACGTGCGTCTGCCCAAACGTCTTCTGCCGCTCTTCCAGGTGGTAGAGTATATCCGCGCCTTCCTGATGGCACGCGTGGCCTGGAGCCGTATCAACACGCTGATGCTGGTCTCCGGCGCCTTTGGAGTCTTTCGACGCCGCGAGGTGATCGACGTCGGCGGCTATACGCCGGGCTCGATGGGGGAAGATCTCGATCTCGTCATCAAGCTGCACCGCAGCATGATCGAGAAGAAACGGAAGTACCGCATCACTTTCGTTCCCGAGCCCGTATGCTGGACAGAAGCTCCCGAAACCTTGTCGGTGCTCGGGCGGCAACGTGCGCGCTGGCAACGCGGTGCTCTGGAGTGCTTCTTCCGCTATCGCCACATGGCCTTCAATCCGCGCTATGGTCGGATCGGATTTCTGGGTTTCGGCCAGATGTTTATCGTCGACGTTTTGGGCCCTGTGGTCGAAGTTCTCGGCTATATTCTTATGCCGACCTTCTATTTCCTCGGAGGTTTGTCGCTCGAATACCTCCTCGCCTATACGGCCCTCGTTTTCGTCTTCGGGGTTTTCATCAGCGTCGGATCGCTGGTGTTGGAAGAAATCGAGCTGAAACGCTTTCCGACACCCCGGAGCCTCTTCATCCTAGCGATGGCAGCGATAATTGAGAATTTCGGCTATCGTCAGATCAATAATTACTGGCGGCTGAAGGGATTGTGGCAGTATCTACGATCCGACAACAGCTGGGGTGAAATGACCCGCATCGGCTTTCAGTCACGCTCCCCTTGA
- a CDS encoding PAS domain S-box protein: MSRTDFYRAAATAVLYGLFGWLGLRLAVPPGYATLIWPASGIAVSALLFYGHRLWPGVFLGAFAVNAVIGNAFGAQGPDWSALGVAACIATGSTVQSLLAVQLLRRRFGMPLALDGMRDFIPFILRAALLPCLIGASVGVASLMGAGITEGSAALSNWITWWIGDVAGILLVLPLAMISPLRPWSARYRGRPLARVSRLGLVALLVPLGLTFYAWKFTNEAAFEQGLTSFKALAGDSEQALLHRLDAYKQALDAGAGLFSGSSYVSQTEWRAFVSEFGLEANLPGINGVGFIEPVMPGELQTFLIEHTTPGETSLTIKPEPSTDREMFVITFIEPLATNAKAFGLDIAFEQNRRTAAVHARDTGRATITGRIFLVQDETKSAGFLLLRPLYEASAPLETMAQRRDAFRGWVYAPFIAPRFMDSLTASQGTRLNLSVYDGGTADPEQLIYSSSEGNAHNPAFQVSKVLSVMEKTWTVVWKSTPAFEATAASKEPGIVLAAGLSLSLLFGVLLLSYARREEAIQQTVELKTREIAAREQQNRSIVDTALAGVIVLDEGGIIRSVNPATELIFGYGADELDGQTIATLFPGSKEDAASAQKQGEVSRLVETRNRNGEELFLTLQKNEWRTEAGDLRHTLIISDVTLQQKVARELAISEQRLQQAIEAAAIGVFDIDLKTGRSVVSGRWRAMLGFGEDEDIDPQEEWRRRVHPDDRAAVEKADAACIEGRAARSLTEYRIRHRDGRWIWLRSEAIGIERDKTGRAMRMIGTQTDITHLKETELALRESEERFRLALENAPVGMALISDDGRWMQVNETLCTLLQYEPEEFEHLDFASVIHPDDRPASGQLRKMLDGVAATQQAERRFVAKNGRSIWCLFGLSRVEDHQTRHGYFVAQFQDIDARKEAERAKSEFIATVSHELRTPLTSIRGSLGLVLGSAEAQLGPKISHLLTIALKNCERLVELVNDILDLEKIASGAMQFDRRVEDLNELVRQSVEANQAYFEKFDVTPVVHADGLYAVEVDARRLQQVFSNLLSNAAKFSPSGGTVEVSIAKSGETVRISVADEGAGVPPEFAGKIFNRFSQADSSATRQQGGTGLGLHISRQIIEQMNGSISYRNRPDSGAEFTVALPLSTGAAEKATDRTTVDANDEAGAEAPQSGSNLPRALHVEEDADFFAILSALLKESLELSRASTVAEARQQLAEQHFDLLIVEETLPDGSGLDLLDEVSRRCPDLPVVMVGSRDMPEVDERSVRVIVKSRLKEEELAQIVSEAANRRRTRHAAL, encoded by the coding sequence ATGTCTCGAACCGACTTTTATCGCGCGGCTGCTACGGCCGTCCTTTATGGGCTTTTTGGCTGGCTCGGCCTGCGTCTGGCCGTACCGCCAGGCTATGCGACGTTGATCTGGCCGGCATCGGGAATCGCGGTTTCTGCTCTTTTATTTTATGGTCACCGGCTATGGCCCGGCGTGTTTCTGGGGGCATTTGCGGTTAATGCCGTCATCGGAAACGCTTTCGGTGCACAGGGGCCCGACTGGTCAGCTCTGGGGGTTGCTGCTTGCATCGCCACGGGGTCGACGGTGCAGTCGCTTCTCGCTGTCCAACTTCTTCGGCGGCGCTTCGGGATGCCGCTCGCCTTGGATGGGATGCGAGATTTCATTCCGTTTATCCTGCGCGCGGCACTTTTGCCGTGTCTCATTGGTGCGAGCGTCGGCGTAGCGAGCCTTATGGGGGCCGGTATCACCGAGGGATCGGCGGCCCTTTCCAATTGGATCACATGGTGGATCGGGGATGTTGCGGGCATCCTGCTTGTCCTACCCCTGGCTATGATCAGCCCTTTGCGCCCGTGGAGTGCCCGATACCGCGGACGCCCGCTCGCCCGGGTCAGCAGGCTGGGCCTTGTGGCGCTGCTGGTTCCCCTCGGATTGACGTTCTACGCATGGAAGTTCACCAACGAAGCGGCGTTCGAACAAGGGCTGACCTCGTTCAAGGCACTGGCGGGAGACAGCGAACAAGCACTTCTGCACCGGCTGGACGCTTACAAGCAGGCGCTGGACGCTGGAGCGGGGCTTTTCAGCGGCTCCAGCTACGTTTCGCAGACGGAATGGAGGGCTTTCGTCAGCGAATTCGGTCTCGAGGCGAATCTACCCGGGATCAACGGCGTTGGGTTCATCGAGCCGGTCATGCCTGGCGAGCTGCAGACGTTTTTGATCGAGCACACAACGCCCGGCGAAACCAGTCTGACGATCAAGCCCGAGCCTTCCACGGATCGCGAGATGTTCGTGATCACCTTTATCGAGCCTCTTGCGACGAACGCGAAGGCGTTCGGGCTCGATATCGCGTTTGAGCAGAACCGTCGTACCGCGGCCGTCCATGCGCGCGACACCGGGCGTGCGACGATCACGGGTCGGATCTTCCTTGTGCAAGACGAAACGAAAAGCGCCGGTTTCTTGTTGCTTCGCCCCCTTTATGAGGCCTCCGCACCTCTTGAGACCATGGCGCAGAGGCGGGATGCGTTCCGTGGCTGGGTTTATGCGCCTTTTATCGCGCCGCGTTTCATGGACAGTCTGACGGCCAGCCAGGGCACGCGCTTGAACCTCAGTGTCTATGATGGCGGAACGGCCGATCCTGAGCAGTTGATCTATTCAAGCTCTGAAGGCAACGCACACAATCCTGCGTTCCAGGTCAGCAAAGTGCTGTCTGTGATGGAGAAGACATGGACCGTCGTCTGGAAGAGCACGCCCGCCTTTGAAGCGACGGCGGCGTCGAAAGAGCCAGGGATTGTCCTGGCGGCGGGACTTTCCTTGTCCCTCCTCTTCGGCGTGCTCTTGTTGTCTTATGCGCGCCGCGAAGAGGCGATCCAGCAGACGGTCGAATTGAAGACGCGGGAGATCGCCGCGCGCGAGCAGCAGAACCGTTCGATCGTCGATACGGCTCTTGCCGGTGTGATCGTGCTCGACGAAGGCGGCATCATTCGTTCCGTCAATCCGGCAACGGAGCTGATCTTCGGCTATGGGGCGGACGAATTGGACGGGCAGACGATCGCCACGCTGTTTCCCGGGTCGAAAGAGGACGCGGCAAGTGCGCAGAAGCAGGGAGAAGTCAGCCGGCTTGTCGAGACGCGGAACCGCAATGGCGAGGAGCTTTTCCTGACGCTGCAAAAGAACGAGTGGCGCACAGAGGCAGGCGACCTGCGCCACACGCTGATCATCAGCGATGTGACACTGCAGCAAAAGGTGGCGCGCGAACTGGCAATCAGCGAGCAGCGCCTGCAGCAGGCGATTGAGGCGGCGGCCATCGGTGTCTTTGATATCGATCTCAAAACCGGCCGCTCCGTCGTCTCGGGCAGATGGCGGGCGATGCTTGGCTTCGGCGAGGACGAAGATATCGACCCGCAGGAGGAATGGAGACGGCGGGTGCATCCCGACGATCGCGCCGCGGTGGAGAAGGCCGACGCGGCATGTATCGAGGGCCGAGCTGCCCGCTCCCTGACGGAATATCGCATTCGTCACAGAGACGGCCGTTGGATCTGGTTGCGCTCGGAGGCGATCGGCATCGAACGCGACAAGACCGGTCGAGCGATGCGCATGATCGGCACGCAAACGGACATTACGCACCTCAAAGAGACGGAGCTCGCGCTGCGCGAGAGCGAGGAACGATTCCGCCTGGCACTTGAGAACGCACCTGTCGGCATGGCGCTGATCAGTGACGACGGGCGATGGATGCAGGTCAACGAAACGCTGTGCACGCTTCTGCAATACGAGCCGGAGGAGTTCGAGCATCTCGATTTCGCCAGCGTGATCCATCCCGACGACAGACCGGCGTCCGGACAGCTGCGCAAGATGCTCGACGGTGTCGCTGCCACCCAGCAGGCCGAGCGTCGCTTCGTCGCCAAGAACGGGCGCTCGATCTGGTGTCTCTTCGGTCTGTCGCGCGTGGAGGACCACCAGACCCGGCATGGCTACTTCGTCGCCCAGTTCCAGGATATCGATGCCCGAAAGGAGGCGGAGCGAGCGAAGAGCGAATTCATCGCGACCGTCAGTCACGAACTTCGCACGCCGCTGACCTCCATTCGCGGCTCTCTCGGGCTGGTTCTTGGCTCGGCAGAGGCGCAGCTCGGTCCAAAGATCTCGCATCTTCTCACAATCGCACTGAAGAACTGCGAACGGCTGGTTGAACTCGTCAACGACATCCTCGACCTGGAGAAGATCGCCTCAGGCGCGATGCAGTTCGATCGACGCGTGGAAGATCTGAACGAACTCGTCAGGCAGTCGGTCGAAGCGAACCAGGCGTATTTCGAGAAATTTGATGTGACGCCCGTCGTGCACGCGGACGGCCTTTATGCCGTCGAGGTCGATGCGAGGAGGCTGCAGCAGGTTTTCTCTAATCTCCTGTCGAATGCCGCAAAGTTCTCCCCTTCCGGGGGAACCGTGGAGGTTTCCATCGCCAAGAGCGGCGAGACGGTGCGCATTTCCGTCGCCGATGAAGGAGCGGGTGTGCCTCCGGAATTCGCGGGCAAGATCTTCAACCGTTTCAGCCAGGCTGATTCCTCCGCCACCAGGCAGCAGGGCGGCACCGGCCTCGGCCTGCACATCTCGCGACAGATCATCGAGCAGATGAACGGCTCGATCTCCTATCGCAATCGGCCGGATTCCGGTGCCGAATTTACAGTTGCTTTGCCGCTATCGACGGGTGCAGCAGAAAAGGCGACGGACCGGACGACGGTTGACGCGAACGACGAGGCTGGAGCTGAGGCACCGCAGAGCGGCTCGAACCTGCCGCGTGCGCTGCATGTTGAGGAAGATGCCGACTTTTTCGCGATCCTCTCCGCTCTTTTGAAAGAGAGCCTGGAGCTCTCGCGCGCGTCCACCGTTGCAGAGGCGCGCCAGCAACTGGCTGAACAGCACTTTGACCTTCTTATCGTAGAGGAAACCCTGCCGGATGGATCTGGGTTGGACTTGCTTGATGAGGTCTCGAGACGCTGCCCCGACCTTCCGGTCGTGATGGTTGGTTCTCGCGACATGCCGGAGGTAGATGAACGCTCTGTACGCGTCATCGTTAAATCGCGGCTCAAGGAAGAGGAACTTGCACAGATCGTCAGTGAAGCTGCAAATCGTCGTCGAACTAGACACGCGGCTCTATAA
- a CDS encoding HEAT repeat domain-containing protein: MLYGIWNLSIALALASILILLGLIVLRIADMRLAARRAAQRKRFVGALIRFSADEDEASLRQVIAETPKRILVDAGFEFLAMLRGDERARIEEVFAEAGVPDYIRRRLRRANEAERIFAAETLAAFPSEATIAALNRSLGDRAREVRLAAAISLNRLGRTPSLAELMATIGERGQRSRRLVELLRTFPLEKAPELVEFAAREDASSFSRAAAIEALSHIGDPQFMPFFSRLAADAKPEVAAAAVRGLGRFGHPSVLPTVLAATKNGDWQVRYEAAEVAAAFPSQEMIEPLAALLSDAEWSVRYAAAKGLKNLGAAGRDRLLAFATGTASRGQRTASMVLQEGSRA; this comes from the coding sequence ATGCTTTACGGAATCTGGAACCTCTCCATCGCGCTTGCACTCGCATCGATTTTAATCTTGCTGGGCCTGATCGTTCTGCGTATCGCCGATATGCGTCTTGCCGCGCGTCGTGCCGCACAACGCAAGCGCTTCGTCGGCGCCTTGATCCGCTTTTCCGCGGACGAAGACGAAGCCTCGCTAAGGCAGGTCATAGCGGAAACTCCGAAGCGCATCTTAGTCGATGCGGGCTTCGAGTTCCTCGCAATGCTCCGCGGCGACGAGCGCGCCCGCATCGAAGAGGTCTTCGCCGAGGCAGGCGTGCCGGATTACATTCGCCGCCGCCTGCGGCGTGCCAACGAGGCAGAGCGTATCTTTGCCGCCGAAACTCTGGCAGCCTTTCCAAGCGAGGCGACGATCGCAGCGCTCAACCGGTCGCTCGGAGATCGGGCACGAGAGGTGCGGCTCGCCGCGGCGATCTCTCTCAATCGCCTGGGCAGAACACCGTCGCTTGCCGAGCTGATGGCCACAATCGGCGAACGTGGCCAGCGCTCCCGCCGTCTCGTTGAATTGCTGCGCACCTTCCCACTGGAAAAAGCCCCAGAGCTCGTCGAATTCGCGGCACGCGAGGACGCCTCCTCCTTCTCCCGCGCCGCGGCGATCGAGGCGCTCTCCCATATCGGCGATCCGCAATTCATGCCCTTCTTCTCGCGCCTCGCCGCCGACGCGAAACCGGAAGTCGCCGCCGCGGCGGTCCGCGGACTTGGCCGCTTCGGCCACCCTTCGGTCCTGCCCACAGTGCTCGCAGCGACAAAGAATGGTGACTGGCAGGTGCGCTACGAAGCGGCCGAAGTGGCGGCTGCCTTCCCGTCGCAGGAGATGATCGAGCCTCTGGCTGCGCTGCTCAGCGATGCGGAATGGTCCGTTCGCTATGCCGCAGCGAAGGGGCTGAAGAATCTCGGCGCGGCTGGGCGCGACAGGCTTCTCGCCTTCGCCACGGGAACGGCCTCCCGTGGCCAGCGCACCGCCTCCATGGTGCTCCAAGAGGGAAGCCGGGCATGA
- a CDS encoding c-type cytochrome encodes MLFSLAAVAFGAVTGSAHSQDFDAASVFTTKCATCHGTLAPNKAAMAELDLEQFQEKIATHPKLGGVVEGLTEPQIEAMHSYVQEK; translated from the coding sequence ATGTTGTTCAGCCTGGCTGCCGTGGCTTTCGGGGCGGTCACAGGTTCCGCACACAGCCAGGATTTTGACGCCGCCTCCGTCTTCACGACCAAATGCGCCACCTGCCATGGCACGCTGGCGCCCAATAAAGCCGCGATGGCAGAGCTCGACCTCGAACAATTTCAGGAAAAGATCGCCACCCATCCCAAGCTCGGCGGGGTCGTGGAAGGGCTGACCGAGCCCCAGATCGAGGCGATGCACAGCTACGTGCAGGAGAAATAG
- a CDS encoding NapC/NirT family cytochrome c: MKWAALGLVAVGGVIGLAVAGATTTVVEKTGTNEFCLACHEMSWPQETYTQQAHYKNASGVRAPCITCHVDSHPWTDYLWGKATAGAKDVWGHFTGKLSTREEYDAKREEMSEQVWAYLERTDSETCRSCHDEAAMALEKQSPAAQFAHPQAQAANLTCISCHKGIGHGPVGDEAAAAAHRPAKEMADLAGELTDVLGSGK, translated from the coding sequence ATGAAGTGGGCAGCACTCGGCCTCGTGGCGGTTGGCGGCGTCATCGGCCTGGCCGTCGCAGGCGCGACCACTACTGTGGTCGAGAAGACCGGCACCAACGAATTTTGCCTGGCGTGTCACGAAATGTCGTGGCCGCAGGAGACCTACACCCAGCAGGCGCACTACAAGAACGCATCCGGCGTGCGTGCGCCCTGCATCACGTGTCATGTCGATAGCCACCCATGGACCGATTACCTGTGGGGCAAGGCGACGGCCGGCGCCAAGGACGTGTGGGGACACTTCACCGGCAAACTGTCGACGCGCGAGGAGTATGACGCCAAGCGCGAAGAGATGTCGGAACAGGTCTGGGCCTATCTGGAACGCACGGATTCGGAGACCTGTCGCTCCTGTCATGACGAAGCCGCCATGGCGCTTGAAAAACAGAGCCCGGCGGCACAATTCGCTCATCCGCAGGCGCAAGCCGCCAACCTCACCTGCATCTCCTGCCACAAGGGGATCGGCCACGGCCCCGTCGGCGACGAGGCAGCCGCAGCCGCGCATCGGCCGGCCAAAGAGATGGCAGATCTTGCGGGCGAGCTCACCGACGTGCTTGGTTCTGGGAAATGA
- a CDS encoding tetratricopeptide repeat protein, which produces MPVVAPPHAVLLGLLLAFCSVAPARAQAPETLYEEGVRYRLEGRFDDAERLLQEALSEQPENVDALVQLGFVQLAQGKNEDARGTFERVLVLSPNYEDARYGLAQLAFRNGNLDDAENLTNQVLAAQPENADAQALADNVARAREAQKTSATSPPEAVPTVPAPPEPAPAKPTPEEIAQAKRERLAGLIAEGTRLRLDGRFAAAETRYRKALSLAPEDADILVALGLVTANQDKLAEARKFFGRALRLAPSYTDARLGLARLALRADDTAEARRLAEEAKVREPESIETELLLARIDIAEGDLTSADARYEALARRTNDNAEVMVGLGDTRFRQWRFDEARAAYRRAHEIAPGDPVTAGRLEREPPKRWRFTAGSEYSALTENRPHWTDSVAVLSYRLSPAATVTGETRLATRNNSTDLQIGARIDYAFSDAFAANASVAATPRADFLARVSLGAGMAWRIAENGPNGGPLFLEMQTRHEFFADSEVTSLFPAIKAAIVDERLTFKVTWVHARDDDSTVSNGYILRTDLAATDRFRLFAGYADAPEISEGSLFDTRTLFGGVSFDPVDWVTINAAIAHERRDAFERNSLALNFSTRF; this is translated from the coding sequence ATGCCGGTCGTCGCCCCGCCCCATGCCGTGCTGCTTGGCCTCCTGCTGGCCTTTTGCAGCGTGGCACCGGCCAGGGCGCAAGCCCCTGAAACGCTTTACGAGGAAGGCGTCCGCTACCGGCTCGAAGGCCGCTTCGACGACGCGGAACGCCTGCTCCAGGAGGCCTTGAGCGAACAGCCCGAAAATGTCGACGCGCTGGTGCAGCTCGGATTCGTTCAACTCGCCCAGGGAAAGAACGAGGATGCGCGGGGGACGTTCGAACGCGTGCTCGTTCTGTCGCCGAATTACGAGGACGCACGCTACGGTCTCGCCCAGCTCGCCTTCCGAAACGGCAACCTCGACGACGCGGAAAACCTCACAAACCAGGTTCTGGCGGCGCAGCCGGAAAATGCCGACGCGCAGGCGCTCGCCGACAACGTCGCACGCGCCCGCGAGGCGCAAAAGACCAGCGCCACATCGCCCCCAGAGGCTGTGCCTACAGTACCCGCGCCTCCCGAACCCGCTCCCGCAAAACCGACCCCCGAAGAGATCGCACAGGCAAAGCGCGAACGCCTCGCCGGTCTCATCGCCGAAGGCACACGGCTTCGGCTCGATGGCCGGTTCGCTGCCGCCGAAACACGCTATCGCAAGGCCCTGTCGCTCGCGCCCGAGGATGCCGACATCCTGGTGGCGCTCGGGCTCGTGACCGCGAACCAGGACAAGCTGGCGGAGGCGCGCAAGTTCTTCGGACGCGCGCTCAGACTCGCGCCCTCCTATACAGATGCCAGGCTCGGTCTCGCTCGGCTTGCCCTGCGCGCCGACGACACCGCCGAAGCACGGCGCCTTGCCGAGGAGGCAAAAGTGCGCGAGCCGGAGAGCATCGAGACGGAGCTTCTCCTCGCCCGCATCGACATCGCGGAGGGCGATCTCACGTCGGCGGATGCGCGCTACGAGGCGCTCGCCCGGCGCACCAACGACAACGCCGAGGTTATGGTCGGCCTCGGCGATACACGATTTCGGCAATGGCGCTTCGACGAGGCACGGGCCGCCTATAGGCGGGCGCATGAGATCGCACCCGGCGATCCTGTAACGGCGGGCCGACTTGAGCGCGAGCCACCGAAGCGCTGGCGCTTCACAGCGGGAAGTGAATACAGCGCCCTCACCGAGAACCGGCCGCACTGGACCGACAGCGTCGCGGTGCTCTCCTACCGCCTCTCTCCCGCCGCGACGGTGACAGGAGAGACCCGGCTCGCCACCCGCAACAATTCGACCGACCTACAGATCGGCGCGCGCATCGATTACGCCTTTTCCGACGCCTTTGCCGCCAATGCCTCGGTCGCTGCAACGCCGCGCGCCGATTTTCTGGCGCGCGTCTCGCTGGGCGCCGGCATGGCCTGGCGCATCGCCGAAAATGGCCCGAACGGCGGCCCGCTCTTTCTGGAAATGCAGACGCGTCATGAATTTTTCGCGGACAGCGAAGTCACCTCCCTCTTCCCCGCGATCAAGGCAGCTATCGTCGACGAACGTCTCACCTTCAAGGTCACGTGGGTGCATGCCCGCGACGACGACAGCACCGTCTCGAACGGCTACATCCTGCGCACCGATCTTGCTGCCACAGACAGGTTTCGGCTCTTCGCCGGCTATGCCGACGCCCCTGAAATTTCGGAAGGCAGTTTGTTTGACACCCGCACATTGTTCGGCGGCGTCTCCTTCGATCCGGTGGATTGGGTAACGATCAACGCCGCCATCGCACACGAGCGGCGTGACGCATTCGAGCGCAACAGCCTCGCCCTTAACTTCTCGACCCGGTTCTAG
- a CDS encoding type II toxin-antitoxin system RatA family toxin, whose amino-acid sequence MSRHLETTRFVALPQEEVFDLVADVESYPEFLPGFLEARILKRDGDALLVMQRVGLPGLTISFRSRAELTRPDHLLITSHDKPFRSLRHEWRFEAIETARTKVTMRVDFALVGAGLGGFKEAVVRQLYARSVEAFEARARERALAQSRKARNGNGGGNADGIT is encoded by the coding sequence ATGTCACGACACCTTGAGACGACGCGTTTCGTCGCGCTGCCCCAGGAAGAGGTCTTCGACCTCGTGGCCGACGTTGAGAGCTATCCCGAATTCCTTCCAGGCTTCCTGGAGGCGCGCATCCTGAAGCGAGACGGTGATGCTCTCCTCGTGATGCAGCGCGTCGGGCTGCCGGGCCTCACAATTTCATTTCGCAGCCGCGCCGAACTGACGCGGCCGGACCATCTTCTGATCACCTCCCACGACAAACCGTTTCGTTCGCTGCGCCATGAATGGCGGTTTGAGGCGATCGAAACGGCCCGCACCAAAGTGACGATGCGCGTCGACTTCGCCCTCGTCGGCGCGGGACTTGGCGGATTCAAGGAAGCTGTGGTGCGCCAGCTCTATGCCCGCTCCGTGGAAGCTTTTGAGGCACGCGCCCGAGAGCGGGCACTCGCGCAAAGTCGCAAAGCCCGCAACGGCAACGGCGGCGGGAACGCCGACGGCATTACATAA